The proteins below are encoded in one region of Brassica napus cultivar Da-Ae chromosome A6, Da-Ae, whole genome shotgun sequence:
- the LOC106349504 gene encoding uncharacterized protein LOC106349504 produces MDSFTTQKTKPRKTKRLAKKSRVQIILDIVSRTIETIVVLVTVSKLCYQLVVTFHDSGVAAVILANRNLAFVVGNAIVITLLANSGLLLNQKAVPKYKSNDLYVEFVQESSRRDGVPRHEMRNRGKQSEAEKEAKESITETRPKQSEAEEETQSKAENIPKQGISDQGEGQVVIKKKTKKIISEKRVKMSKPEKLTEQSTSVKKMEKESIVEPQEERQQIQSYQRSKSENLEGLKKSYCGRLKRSETDASSERIDSDDELRFKIESFIAKQRRNQNDD; encoded by the coding sequence ATGGATTCTTTTACTACTCAGAAAACTAAACCAAGAAAGACAAAGAGGCTTGCCAAAAAGTCTCGTGTTCAGATAATCTTGGATATTGTTTCTCGGACGATCGAGACAATTGTTGTTCTGGTTACGGTTTCTAAGCTCTGCTACCAGCTCGTTGTCACGTTTCATGATTCTGGTGTCGCCGCGGTTATTCTCGCAAACCGTAATCTCGCGTTTGTCGTAGGAAACGCTATAGTCATCACTCTTCTCGCGAATTCCGGCCTTCTCTTGAATCAAAAAGCTGTTCCGAAGTACAAAAGCAACGATCTTTACGTGGAGTTTGTTCAGGAGAGCTCAAGGAGAGATGGTGTTCCACGGCATGAGATGAGAAACAGAGGAAAACAGAGCGAAGCAGAGAAGGAGGCTAAAGAGAGCATAACCGAAACCAGACCAAAACAGAGTGAAGCAGAGGAAGAAACACAGAGCAAAGCTGAGAACATACCAAAACAGGGCATTTCCGATCAGGGAGAGGGACAGGTTGTAAttaagaagaagacaaagaagatcaTTTCTGAGAAGAGAGTGAAAATGAGCAAACCTGAGAAGCTAACAGAGCAGAGCACTTcagtgaagaagatggagaaagaAAGCATAGTTGAGCCTCAAGAGGAGAGGCAGCAAATACAGAGTTACCAACGAAGCAAGTCAGAGAATTTGGAGGGTTTAAAGAAGAGTTACTGTGGGAGATTAAAGAGATCGGAGACGGATGCCTCTTCTGAAAGAATTGATTCTGACGACGAACTCCGATTCAAGATCGAGTCTTTCATTGCCAAGCAGAGGAGAAATCAAAATGATGATTAG
- the LOC106349503 gene encoding phosphatidylinositol/phosphatidylcholine transfer protein SFH2-like isoform X1, whose amino-acid sequence MLSLSRCLSMRELCRSLSLLLSLVCFLISRNLIMADTIVAHIDQQNNLELLDRDVNPLLERKWYVYGGVVMALLMWIVGVMRLTKNMPRRLAKANVYPDGVRVMPTQEYMAMAKKMADLEEKYDSVDAQAVVSREKEKVLDAALGCVDQLQLQLSETKKALDETMTRQHEMMALIEKKKKKKRKVRRRTHIKQLHLKTDYTHFFSFTVLTERLLRRSIFSLQPLESKYTSVFCNSMKKRYWRRCNCSA is encoded by the exons atgctctctctctctagatgtCTGAGCATGAGAGAGTTATgtcgatctctctctcttcttctctccttgGTTTGTTTTTTAATCAGCAG GAATTTAATCATGGCGGATACAATAGTTGCTCATATTGATCAACAAAATAACCTAG AATTGTTGGACCGGGATGTGAATCCGTTGTTGGAGAGGAAATGGTACGTATATGGTGGAGTAGTGATGGCACTATTGATGTGGATAGTGGGAGTCATGAGGCTAACCAAGAACATGCCGAGGAGACTCGCCAAGGCCAATGTGTACCCAGATGGAGTGAGGGTTATGCCGACGCAGGAGTATATGGCGATGGCGAAGAAGATGGCTGATCTTGAGGAGAAATACGATTCCGTGGATGCTCAGGCTGTGGTTTCTCGGGAGAAGGAGAAGGTTCTCGACGCTGCACTTGGTTGTGTTGACCAGCTTCAGCTTCAGTTGTCCGAAACCAAGAAG GCGCTGGACGAGACAATGACGCGGCAACATGAGATGATGGCTTTgatagagaagaaaaagaagaagaagaggaaggtaAGAAGAAGAACACATATTAAACAATTACACCTTAAGACTGATTACacacattttttttcatttacagTTCTTACTGAAAGGCTGCTTCGGAGGAGTATCTTCAGCCTCCAGCCTTTAGAAAGCAAATACACTTCAGTTTTCTGTAACTCCATGAAAAAGAGATACTGGAGAAGATGTAATTGTTCTGCTtag
- the LOC106349503 gene encoding phosphatidylinositol/phosphatidylcholine transfer protein SFH2-like isoform X2, translating into MADTIVAHIDQQNNLELLDRDVNPLLERKWYVYGGVVMALLMWIVGVMRLTKNMPRRLAKANVYPDGVRVMPTQEYMAMAKKMADLEEKYDSVDAQAVVSREKEKVLDAALGCVDQLQLQLSETKKALDETMTRQHEMMALIEKKKKKKRKVRRRTHIKQLHLKTDYTHFFSFTVLTERLLRRSIFSLQPLESKYTSVFCNSMKKRYWRRCNCSA; encoded by the exons ATGGCGGATACAATAGTTGCTCATATTGATCAACAAAATAACCTAG AATTGTTGGACCGGGATGTGAATCCGTTGTTGGAGAGGAAATGGTACGTATATGGTGGAGTAGTGATGGCACTATTGATGTGGATAGTGGGAGTCATGAGGCTAACCAAGAACATGCCGAGGAGACTCGCCAAGGCCAATGTGTACCCAGATGGAGTGAGGGTTATGCCGACGCAGGAGTATATGGCGATGGCGAAGAAGATGGCTGATCTTGAGGAGAAATACGATTCCGTGGATGCTCAGGCTGTGGTTTCTCGGGAGAAGGAGAAGGTTCTCGACGCTGCACTTGGTTGTGTTGACCAGCTTCAGCTTCAGTTGTCCGAAACCAAGAAG GCGCTGGACGAGACAATGACGCGGCAACATGAGATGATGGCTTTgatagagaagaaaaagaagaagaagaggaaggtaAGAAGAAGAACACATATTAAACAATTACACCTTAAGACTGATTACacacattttttttcatttacagTTCTTACTGAAAGGCTGCTTCGGAGGAGTATCTTCAGCCTCCAGCCTTTAGAAAGCAAATACACTTCAGTTTTCTGTAACTCCATGAAAAAGAGATACTGGAGAAGATGTAATTGTTCTGCTtag
- the LOC125575824 gene encoding uncharacterized protein LOC125575824: MDLDFDDQPAAAPAARAGAKFKPKGRPHPKKKHLSLSTSQPTTLSTLLPSEILSTTQSQDPVSLHDVSTIVPDSGGLIDQSTVGTISKENVFSEVLSVLRPCSNVNCEGKRCDNGKEAAPANPPDDPKSLDSAAFVTQETDEVIHSQTQRMQTEEEECHWNMETLNIVQEEGITTAYEQHTGKFQPKPRLQDAVIEEPESHYSVDHTTAANQSKVMVIVTNTVPGGEEHEDHVIGVGNGLGNTVEEEEETRSERESKKGKSKRARKQKTTSEEEPNKSPQKKKFKHSSRQKRNRTLEKELLETPDDEIKFLPIKDMLRLVEYREWLEKKEAKGAPVVPPAQESNTNASEDNHYYSQGFDQEDEFGMLETENQENNVVKPDSPVNYQTYMKKTPRTRWSKQDTELFYEGIQDFGGDLSMVQLLFSDRTHQQIKLKFKLEERRNPLKLNDALSTRPKDLTRFHTLIKKLQQEAPAERAGEEEGEAGEEAETTTDVPENEEPAKSEETGDGVAGVKEPDGGDIENNGGDECEDNEGDDDDDEFWNSYKSDM; encoded by the exons ATGGATTTAGACTTCGATGATCAACCTGCTGCTGCACCAGCTG CTAGGGCTGGTGCAAAGTTTAAACCGAAAGGTAGACCACATCCCAAGAAGAAGCATCTCTCTCTTTCAACCTCCCAACCAACAACACTCTCTACCCTTCTTCCCAGTGAAATACTCTCAACAACACAAAGCCAAGATCCTGTTTCTCTACATG ATGTTTCAACTATTGTCCCTGATAGTGGTGGACTCATTGACCAATCCACCGTTGGAACAATCTCTAAAGAG AATGTATTCTCAGAAGTGCTTTCTGTTCTTCGTCCTTGTTCTAACGTAAATTGCGAGGGAAAGAGATGTGATAATGGCAAAGAGGCGGCACCTGCAAATCCTCCTGATGATCCCAAAAGTCTAGATTCTGCAGCGTTTGTTACTCAGGAAACGGATGAAGTTATTCATTCTCAAACTCAAAGGATGCAAACAGAG GAAGAAGAGTGTCATTGGAACATGGAGACTCTTAATATTGTACAGGAGGAAGGCATAACCACTGCATATG AGCAACATACTGGAAAGTTCCAACCAAAGCCTAGATTGCAAGACGCTGTGATTGAAGAACCTGAGTCTCATTACTCTGTTGATCATACAACGGCTGCTAACCAGTCTAAGGTTATGGTCATTGTGACGAATACG GTTCCTGGCGGAGAGGAACACGAAGATCATGTTATAGGAGTAGGAAATGGTTTGGGGAATacagtagaagaagaagaagaaacaaggtCAGAAAGAGAAAGCAAAAAGGGAAAATCGAAGAGAGCTAGAAAGCAGAAAACCACTAGTGAAGAAGAACCAAATAAGTCTCCCCAGAAGAAGAAGTTCAAGCATTCAAGTCGTCAGAAGAGAAACAGAACAT TGGAGAAGGAATTGCTTGAAACCCCGGATGATGAAATCAAATTTCTGCCCATTAAAGATATGCTTCGCCTTGTTGAGTATAGAGAATGGTTGGAG aaaaaggAAGCAAAGGGAGCTCCTGTTGTGCCGCCCGCCCAAGAAAG TAATACGAACGCATCGGAGGATAACCATTATTATTCACAAGGTTTTGACCAAGAGGATGAATTTGGTATGTTGGAGActgaaaatcaagaaaataacgTAGTTAAACCAGACTCGCCGGTGAACTATCAAACGTATATGAAGAAGACTCCGAGAACGAGATGGTCAAAGCAAGATACAGAACTCTTCTATGAG GGAATTCAAGATTTTGGAGGCGATCTATCGATGGTACAACTATTGTTTTCTGATAGAACGCATCAACAGATCAAACTCAAGTTCAAATTGGAAGAACGAAGGAATCCATTGAAGCTTAATGATGCCTTATCAACTCGCCCCAAAG ATCTTACTCGTTTCCATACTCTGATTAAGAAGCTTCAGCAAGAAGCTCCAGCTGAAAGggcaggagaagaagaaggagaagctgGAGAAGAGGCTGAGACAACTACTGATGTTCCTGAGAAT GAGGAGCCAGCAAAGTCTGAGGAGACGGGTGATGGAGTAGCTGGCGTTAAGGAACCAGACGGTGGGGATATTGAGAATAACGGAGGAGATGAATGTGAGGATAATGagggagatgatgatgatgatgagtttTGGAATTCTTATAAAAGTGATATGTAA